GAGGAGACGGTAAAGCGCCACCTTTCGAATGTCTTCGACAAGACAGGCGTCTCGACCCGGCTGGAGCTGGCGCTGTTTGCGATCGCCCACAAGCTTGTCGAAATGGACCTGTAGCCCGTTGTCCGAAGACGCGAGCGCGATTCGATAGAATTGCGTATGAGCGAGTTTTCGGCGAATCACGAAGAGACCTACGACATGCTGGTGATCGGCGCGGGGCCGACCGGTCTTGCCTGCGCGATTGAGGCCAAGCGGGCCGGGTTCAAGTCCGTGCTGATCGATAAGGGCTGCCTGTGCAACTCGCTCTTTCACTATCCTGCGCACATGACGTTCTTCACTACGCCGGAGTTGCTCGAGATCGGCGATATCCCTTTTTCCAGCCCTAACCAGAAGCCGAACCGCATGGAGGCGCTCGAGTACTACCGCAAGGTAGCGGAGCACTACGCGCTCGATGTGCGGCAGTACGAGACGGTCGTTTCCGTGGCGGGATCGGACGGCGACTTCATCGTGCATACGACCGACCGGTTCGACCGCAGGACGAGACATCGCGCTCGCAAGCTGGTAATCGCGACGGGCTACTACGACCTTCCGAACTATCTGAATATTCCCGGCGAAGAGATGAGCAAGGTTCGCCACTACTACCATGAGCCGCACCCGTTCTTCGGACTGGACGTGGTGGTGATCGGCGGGAAGAACTCGGCAGCCATCGCCGCGCTTGATCTTTGGAGACACGGAGCCAAAGTGACGCTGGTACATCGTGGATCGGCGATGCATCCCCATGTGAAGTACTGGATTCTTCCGGACATCAATAACCGCGTGAAGAACGGCGAGATCACGGCGTACTTCAATAGCTCCGTGATCGAGGTGCGCGAGGATGACCTGACCATCGCGACGCCCGAAGGGCCGGTCACGGTTCCGAACCACTTCGTCTTTGCATTGACCGGCTACCATCCCGACTTCAGCTTCATCGAACGGCTCGGCGTGAAGCTGGACGCGGAGAACGACCGCTGCCCCGTCTGCGATCCTTCAACGCTGGAGAGTAATGTGTCCGGGATCTATCTTGCGGGTGTGATTGTGGCGGGAGAGCGGACGAACGAGATCTTCATTGAGAACGGAAGATTTCATGGCAAGCAGATCGCCGACGATCTGAAGGTGAAGCTGGGCGTTGCAGTCTGACGGGCTGGCTCAACCGATGACGCGTCTTAGAAAGCCCCTCATCCCGAGCCACGTCAGCGTGGTGAGAGCGACGCAGAGCATCAGGATTATCACAGCCGGGTTCATATGATCGAGTTTTGGGGTCAGCGCCGCGCGCAGGCCCTCGCTCATGTAGACGATGGGGTTGACGAGCACGCCGTACTGTAGCCACTTGATGTGCTTGAGCATCGCCCAAGGATAGTAGACGCAGCCGAGGAAGGTGATCGGGATGACGACCACGCCGAAGATCAGGCCAATCTGCGAGGGCTTCACGCTGGTGCCGATGGTGAGCCCGAGCGCGCCGGCTGTGAGACTGGCGAGCACGACCACGACGATCAGGAACGGCCAACTATCGACGTGCGTGACGGGATGGACGGCGGGGACGTAGTAGGCGAGTGGATAGACGATGCAAGCGGCGAAGACTGACTGCATGGCTGAGAAGACGATCTTTTCAATTGCCACGAAGGCGACAGGCAGCGGACACATGACTCGGTCGTCGATCTCGCGGGTCGAACCGAACTCGACGGCTAGGGGAAGCGCGACGGCTGCGATGCCGGAGAACATGATGCCTACCGCCATCAGTCCTGGCAAAAGCACGGTGGAATAAGAGATGCCCGAACTGGCCAGGGCCGCGGAGGGGTTCATCGCGGCGGCTGAGCCGTGATCGCCCATGCCTGGAATCACGTAGGTGAAGACAAAGAGGAAGAGCAAGGGGTTCATGCAGACGCGGATGCCGAAGGGGAAGAGCTCGCGACGCAGCACGTAGAGATCGCGGAGGTATAGCCCGAGGAAGGCGCGGGTGTAGAGCGAGGTCTTCGAGATCTTTGCCTGGGACGGGATGGCGATGGCTGTGGTCATTTTGTATCCGTGAGCTTCGGTCTTTGAAAACAACAGCAACGGCAAAGGAAGAAGCAGGTCCTCCGCTTCGCGAAGGATGACAAGGTGAGAGAGTTATTCGCGTAGGTCTCTGCCGGTGAGTTTGATGAAGACGGTCTCCAGGCTGGTTTCGGTGATGCGAAGATCGCGGAGGCCGTAGGGGGTGGCGGTGTTGACGATTCCAGCGAGCAGGCCATCGGTGCTGTCGGCGAAGATCCGGAGGCCGCCGGGAAGGGTCTCTACCGATGTAACACCTGGAAGCAGCCGCAGCGACGCGGATAGATCAGCGTCGCTGCCTTCGCTGGCTAGATCGAGGTCGTAGAGACGCTGCGCACCAATCGATTGCTTGAGTGCGGCGGGCGTGTCTTCGACAAGGATCTTGCCGTGGTCGATGATGGCGACCCGGTCGCAGAGTTCGTCGGCTTCTTCCATGTAGTGAGTCGTCAGGACGACGGTGATGCCCTCCTTGCGTAGCCCGGAGACAGCCTCCCACATGGCAATACGTGACTGCGGATCGAGGCCCGCACTCGGCTCATCGAGGAACAGCACCTTGGGGCGGTGGGCGATGGCACGGGCGATCTGCACTCGCTGGGCGAGGCCGCCAGAGAGCTGCGACGGGTAGGCACCGGTGCGCTCGGAGAGGTGGAACTGTTCGAGCAGTTGTTCGGTTCTCGCCTTCGCGTCGGCCCGCGAGAAGCCGAAGTATCGGCAGTGGAAGTTGATGTTCTCGAAGATGGTGCAGGCGCGGTCGAGCGTGTTGTATTGCGGGACGACGCCGATGCAAGTCCTTGCGACAGCGGCAGATCTGACGACGTCGATTCCGTTAATGTGGACCACTCCGGCCGAGGGCAGGGCACGGGTAGTGCAGACGCTGATGGTGGTCGTCTTTCCAGCACCGTTGGGGCCGAGCAGGCCGTAAATCTCTCCCTCGCGCACACCCAGATCAATGCCGTCGACGGCGACGACCCGCTGCTTGCCTTCGTAGATCTTCTTGAGTCCTTGAATCTCGACAATCACGCTAGGATATTCTCCGGGGCTGTTTCGGTGCAGGCTCGATTATAGGGATCAAAGCAAACTCTTTCTTGCCGCTCGAGACAGGAAAAGGGGAAGCCCGGCAGCTTTCGTTTGACAATGCGAAACCCGTTTTTACCGAAGGGGCGTAGAATTTGATCATGTCGAAGGGTTGGGAGAGCAAATCCGTCGAGGAGCAGCAGAACGTCGCTGCTATGCCTAAGCCAGTTGCCAAAGGAAACGTCGCTGAAGACGCAGAAAAGAAGCGGCAGGTTCAGGCGTTGACGATGCAGCGGGAGCGCATTCTCTCCGAGCGCACTGCAAGTCCGCATCGTCGGTCCGCACTCTCTGCCGCGTTAATCGATATCGAAGAGAAGCTCTCTGAACTGGGCTGGACGCTTCACCTCTAGTTGAGGACTCGATACGCTGGACGGACGGCAAAGGCAAGAACCAGAACGAAATGCGGGGGTCTCTCCACTACGCCACGCTCTACCACCCCTGCGAACAAGTACGTTCGCCGGGGACCCCGGTCTCTGCGCGGCTTCGGTCGAGATGACGGTTCTTATATACCGTTCAAAGGACAGGCGATATCAGCCGCGGCGGTTGAGAACCATGGAATTTCCCTGATCGATGCTGGTGATCAGCATGCTGTGGATGTTCACATGTACCGGCCGGCTGGCGACCCATACGATCGCATCCGCTACGTCAGAAGGCTGAAGCGGAGTGATATTGGCGTAGACCTTTGCTGCTTTCTCTTCGTCACCGCGAAAACGTACCCTGGAGAAATCCGTCTCGACCATGCCCGGGTCGATTGACGTGACCCGCACGGGCGTTCCCATCAGGTCGAGCTTCAAGCCTTCGCTGATCGCCATCTCAGCTGCCTTACTGGCGCAATAGACGGTTCCATTCGCATAGGTCATGTGCCCTGCGGTTGAGCCGAGGTTGATGACGTGGCCGATGCCGCGCTGCACCATGCGCGGGACGATAGCGCGGGTTACATGCAGCAGGCCCAGAACGTTGGTGTCGACCATCTCCTGCCAGTCTTCGGGGTCCTGCTCGTAGACCTTGGTCAGCCCGCGGCTGAGACCGGCATTGTTGACCAGGATATCGATGTCTCGCCATTCCTCGGGGAGTGAGTACAAGGTGCGCTCTACGGCGAGCCGGTCCGACACGTCCAGAGCGAATGCGTAGACGCCCTCGGCCCCAGCAGCTGTAAGCTCCCGCGCAAGCTCCTCCAAAGGATCGAGGCGGCGGCTGCAAATAAGGAGTCTGGCTCCCAGGTTCGCGAAGGCGAGCGCGGTCGCCCTTCCGATGCCGGAGCTAGCGCCGGTGATAAGAACTGTCTGTCCGCCAGAAGTGATAGCCATCAGTCTATGTTTTCACGTTCCTGGCAATTTCGTGTTTCGATGCAAGAAGAAAGGGAGAGGCAATTTGCCTCTCCCTTGTCAGTCTGTCCATGCTTTGCAGTTCGGTGCAAGATCTACTGCTGGGTTGGGGTTCCGGCAGGAGCTGCATCGGGACCGGTCTGCTGTGCCACTCCGATAGCGTCGCCCGAGACAACGAGCTGGACACGACGGTTCTGAGCCCGGCCCGAAGCGGTGGAGTTGTCCGCGACAGGATCAGCCTTTCCGTATCCGGCAGCGCTGATGTTGTTCATCGATACGCCCTGGCCGACGAGGAAGTCCTTGACCGAACCGGCGCGGTTTTCGGAAAGCTTCTGGTTGTAGTCATCTCCGCCGACGCTGTCCGTATATCCTTCAACCTGCAGCTTCAGCGAAGGATAGGCAGCGAGAATTCCAGAGACCTTGGCCAGTGCGACCTTGGTGTCCGGCTTCAATGTGTACTTGCCGGTGTCGAAGAGCACGTCCGACATGTTCACTATAAGGCCGCGAGCCGTTTCGCTCGTCTGAAGGACGCTGTTCAGTTGCGCTCGCAGCTGTTCGCGCTTGGCGTTCGCATCTTCCACGCTCTTATTTGCTTCGGCGGCACGGGCGCGGGCATCGGCTGCTTCTGCCTCTGCGCGAGCGCGTTCTGCGTCAGCCTTGTCTTTGGCGGCCTGGGCCTGAGCCGCAGATGCCTGAGCCTGGGCAGCGGCGATCTGAGCCTGCTGGGCATCGGCGGCAGACTGAGCCGCCTGCTGCTGCGCCTCCTGCTGGGCCAGATCCGAGTTGCGCTGACGTTCGGCAGCCTGCTTGCGCAGGGTATCAATGCGGGCGTCTTCGGCGCGCTGCACGACCTCGCGAGCAAAGGTAATCTCCATCTTGCGATCGCCATGCTTGTTCGCGTCCATGTCGTCGGCGTTCTTCAGGTCCTGAGCAGCTTCATGCATGATTTCGGGAGAATACTTATCGGCACCGACGGATTGGGCGATCCGGTAAGCGTTGTGCGCCTCATAGATCTCGAGCGGCGACTTCATGTCCCGAGTGATGGGATCAAGATTCGATTTCGCTCCGTCTGTCTCGGCGTACAGCCCACGGGGAAGAAGTGTGTAGTGAGCGTTTACCTTCTCAAGCACGCCGGTCGTCTTGTCTTGCTTGATGATGTTCTGCATCACGACGACGTCGCTGGGCTGGCTTACGGAGTAGTAGGGTTCGGCAGTCACAATCATGCCGAAGGACTGGAAGGCGGTGGTGACGTGGATGGTGTTTTTATCGTGGGAGGGCAGAATCTCGCCAAGATTGGCGGGGCGACCGTCTGGCGTGATCGCCCAGAGGACGTAGGTCAGATACTCGGGGCCGAAGCCGTTTGCCGGGGTGAGGCCCTTGAAGCTGGCATCGATGGTGATGCCGCCGCGCTCGCTCTCAACCTTGGCCTCGCCCTTTGCCATAGGCAGCAGAGCGGTTCCTTCAAAGCCGATGGTGGTTGAGCCGCTGCGGTGCAGGTAGTTCACCGCGTCCAGGTCGCGCTGAACGACCTTTACGCGATAGATATAGATGCCGTTCTGCTGGGTGATCTGGTTGTCCTGGGGCCGAGGCTGCGTCTGGGCAGTGGGGTTCAACTCCTGCGCGGACGAGACCTGCAGCGCTGCCATGGGGACAAGGAGTGAAGCGGCCAGGGGGGTGAGAGTTGCCTTGGCGAAGATATTAAGTACTCTGCGGGGGGACTTGATCTTTTTCGAGCTGTCGTGCATCATCTGTCTAATCTCCTTGCATCATGCCGGGCCGCTCGCGTGAAGTGTATTTTCCGAGGCGGCTTATGCCGGTGCAGTCTGCGTGCGCGCAGAACTGATGACAGGTACGATGCCCAGGTATCTGCAAAGGTAGTCCCATGTGTGCAGGCAGAATCAGCGATTCGAGCGAATATTCGCGCAAAGAGACCTCCCGTTTGGGAGGTCTCTTTGCGCGCCTGAGATGTAGTTTTTCGGCTAAGCGTTGTGTGTCGGTGTGGAGCTGCTCTTGTGAACGAAGTGATACGGAGGCCACGGGCCGGACAACTGCATGCGGCACTCTTTGAGTTGCTGGGTCGCCGACGAGTACTTGTTCTGATAGCGCTCGATGGTCTTGTTGTCGATCAGGTGCGCGATGTCGAGCAGCATCTTGCCGGAGTCAATGCGCTTGCAGGTGATCTCCTCTGCAATGGGCAGGAACATACGGTGCATCTGCAGGGATAGGGCGCGGGCCTTGGATTGGCGTTCGCGCTGGCGGCTCGCGCTCTCGCGCAGGCTGGTCAGGTATTGCTGCCCGACGGTCATGTCGCGGGCAGCGGTTCCGGGACAGATGTCGTCTACAAGGACCTTGAGGTGCATCTCGGCCTTGCCGCGAAGACGCTCAACGTTGGCGAGGAAGTGTCTCTGGTTCGAACGCACGGAACGCCTCAGGCAGTCGTCGTCGGCGAAGGTGGTGTTGAAGCGGAAGGGAAGGACGGTGGAGAGCTTGAAGCACTCGCCGATGACGCGGGCGTGGTCCTTCGCGACCTGCTGGTCGGTGCGGGCGGAGTCTTCGGCGCTGTGCTCGGAGACGATGACTGCCAGATCACCTGCGGGAAAGAGGAAGGTCTGGTTGCCGAAGAGTCCAGTGACCCCGGCAAGCGGAATGGGACGGCGGTGCCGGCCGAGCTCGGGAAAGACTTTACGTTCTGCGATGCAGTAGGCGTACCAGGACATTTTTCTTCGCTCCGGAGAACACTGAAGGGCTAACCCTGTCAGGAGTGATTTGTGGAAATGCGGCGCTGTACGGGGAACGGGTAACCTTCTAAGCCTTGGTTCGAAACGGTTTGAGGAGGAAAACTGTATCGAACCGAAACGGATACTATGCCTATGAAACGACGATTGGCAACAAATCTTTCTCGAGAAAACGCATTTAAATCACGTAAGCGATAACGCTATCGACGGCTGTCCGTTGAAGCCCTCAAATGTCCGCCGACCGCAATCACTTACTCGATCGCGAGACTTCTTTGATGACCCGGCCCAACCTTGCGGCATTCTGTCGCAATATATGGTCGCAAGCGGGAAACTTTCACCCACACACTTCGTCTCCTAATTAATTGAGAGTTACAGTCGCGCGGGCTCGTGCAGCCTGCGGAAGCCGATTTTTACAGTTACAGGCCAGAACTGGTTGTATGGGACTTGACCAGCCCGAGGTGTTCGGAACTATTAAGAGATGATTCAACCCATGATTGAAGCTGAAACCCAAGACGGAGTTCAATACGGATGCAGGCAGAGCGCTTGCGGGGGCAACTCGCGGCCTGAAGCTGCCGCCAGGCTGCTCTCTGCCACGCGGCGCTTGACGATGCAGGCCTGCATGACGCTCGCCCCGGTAGCCATCGCGATACTGGCACTGCCCGGGGGGTCGGGTCTGGCGTTCGCCCAGGCTACGGCTCCTTCCCGCCAGATCGGTACGGTGAAGCAGGTCACACCCAACAAGCTGATCATTGCGAACGATGCAGGGCAGAGCATCTCTGTAAGCGTCGTCGACGGGGCCAAGGTGCTTCAGCTTTCGCCAGGGAGCACCGACCTTAAGACCGCGCTGGCTATCTC
This Granulicella aggregans DNA region includes the following protein-coding sequences:
- a CDS encoding ABC transporter permease, with the protein product MTTAIAIPSQAKISKTSLYTRAFLGLYLRDLYVLRRELFPFGIRVCMNPLLFLFVFTYVIPGMGDHGSAAAMNPSAALASSGISYSTVLLPGLMAVGIMFSGIAAVALPLAVEFGSTREIDDRVMCPLPVAFVAIEKIVFSAMQSVFAACIVYPLAYYVPAVHPVTHVDSWPFLIVVVVLASLTAGALGLTIGTSVKPSQIGLIFGVVVIPITFLGCVYYPWAMLKHIKWLQYGVLVNPIVYMSEGLRAALTPKLDHMNPAVIILMLCVALTTLTWLGMRGFLRRVIG
- a CDS encoding ABC transporter ATP-binding protein gives rise to the protein MIVEIQGLKKIYEGKQRVVAVDGIDLGVREGEIYGLLGPNGAGKTTTISVCTTRALPSAGVVHINGIDVVRSAAVARTCIGVVPQYNTLDRACTIFENINFHCRYFGFSRADAKARTEQLLEQFHLSERTGAYPSQLSGGLAQRVQIARAIAHRPKVLFLDEPSAGLDPQSRIAMWEAVSGLRKEGITVVLTTHYMEEADELCDRVAIIDHGKILVEDTPAALKQSIGAQRLYDLDLASEGSDADLSASLRLLPGVTSVETLPGGLRIFADSTDGLLAGIVNTATPYGLRDLRITETSLETVFIKLTGRDLRE
- a CDS encoding SDR family NAD(P)-dependent oxidoreductase; this encodes MAITSGGQTVLITGASSGIGRATALAFANLGARLLICSRRLDPLEELARELTAAGAEGVYAFALDVSDRLAVERTLYSLPEEWRDIDILVNNAGLSRGLTKVYEQDPEDWQEMVDTNVLGLLHVTRAIVPRMVQRGIGHVINLGSTAGHMTYANGTVYCASKAAEMAISEGLKLDLMGTPVRVTSIDPGMVETDFSRVRFRGDEEKAAKVYANITPLQPSDVADAIVWVASRPVHVNIHSMLITSIDQGNSMVLNRRG
- a CDS encoding YpdA family putative bacillithiol disulfide reductase, translated to MSEFSANHEETYDMLVIGAGPTGLACAIEAKRAGFKSVLIDKGCLCNSLFHYPAHMTFFTTPELLEIGDIPFSSPNQKPNRMEALEYYRKVAEHYALDVRQYETVVSVAGSDGDFIVHTTDRFDRRTRHRARKLVIATGYYDLPNYLNIPGEEMSKVRHYYHEPHPFFGLDVVVIGGKNSAAIAALDLWRHGAKVTLVHRGSAMHPHVKYWILPDINNRVKNGEITAYFNSSVIEVREDDLTIATPEGPVTVPNHFVFALTGYHPDFSFIERLGVKLDAENDRCPVCDPSTLESNVSGIYLAGVIVAGERTNEIFIENGRFHGKQIADDLKVKLGVAV
- a CDS encoding OmpA family protein, which codes for MMHDSSKKIKSPRRVLNIFAKATLTPLAASLLVPMAALQVSSAQELNPTAQTQPRPQDNQITQQNGIYIYRVKVVQRDLDAVNYLHRSGSTTIGFEGTALLPMAKGEAKVESERGGITIDASFKGLTPANGFGPEYLTYVLWAITPDGRPANLGEILPSHDKNTIHVTTAFQSFGMIVTAEPYYSVSQPSDVVVMQNIIKQDKTTGVLEKVNAHYTLLPRGLYAETDGAKSNLDPITRDMKSPLEIYEAHNAYRIAQSVGADKYSPEIMHEAAQDLKNADDMDANKHGDRKMEITFAREVVQRAEDARIDTLRKQAAERQRNSDLAQQEAQQQAAQSAADAQQAQIAAAQAQASAAQAQAAKDKADAERARAEAEAADARARAAEANKSVEDANAKREQLRAQLNSVLQTSETARGLIVNMSDVLFDTGKYTLKPDTKVALAKVSGILAAYPSLKLQVEGYTDSVGGDDYNQKLSENRAGSVKDFLVGQGVSMNNISAAGYGKADPVADNSTASGRAQNRRVQLVVSGDAIGVAQQTGPDAAPAGTPTQQ
- a CDS encoding GvpL/GvpF family gas vesicle protein translates to MSWYAYCIAERKVFPELGRHRRPIPLAGVTGLFGNQTFLFPAGDLAVIVSEHSAEDSARTDQQVAKDHARVIGECFKLSTVLPFRFNTTFADDDCLRRSVRSNQRHFLANVERLRGKAEMHLKVLVDDICPGTAARDMTVGQQYLTSLRESASRQRERQSKARALSLQMHRMFLPIAEEITCKRIDSGKMLLDIAHLIDNKTIERYQNKYSSATQQLKECRMQLSGPWPPYHFVHKSSSTPTHNA